Proteins encoded together in one Drosophila albomicans strain 15112-1751.03 chromosome 2R, ASM965048v2, whole genome shotgun sequence window:
- the LOC117575648 gene encoding dihydroxyacetone phosphate acyltransferase, which translates to MEMSSVSQETEAAASSGESSSISPGDYMKQFKNIIAPGNETSMTREFKPQVAYEFERYSNPQQLKQFVLRSEKLRSLLEHYSQETKQPLRQLEQQARAIIDEIGLDRNMAIIRWCGIAITAIGKRICDGIYVNSESMANVRKDMGKCPVLYLPSHRSYMDFILMSYICYYYDIEIPGIAAGMDFHSMFGMGTMLRKTGAFFMRRSFSNDELYWDIFREYMYALVANYHIGVEFFIEGTRSRNFKALVPKVGLLSMALLPYFTGEVPDVMIVPVSVAYERVLEEQLFVYELLGVPKPKESTKGFFKALKIIDERFGKMFLDFGTPISAREFFGHESGDRIQRAGLGGSLQKLNRQEIELVKQLANEIIYQQQRRIVISTFNMLSLFYASKLYGQLSVNLDELARGILHLKRIFEQLGAHVSTRSSNIKSDIIDAVEIHGNILQFRVGRLQFTPLAADQLAAKIDVKRLKAHALSPETMAVAVPMLALQLYVNPCMFWMARPAYLLLAALKEQRRQHMEDVVATYESTLSALHNHVNSMDALFQHEFIVESNREAVEFETHLQLLLDERALELDKQTGRISVQDNECSRVILAALAPFLCLYYQLAVTIRQLSEDGEFSSKELLVRVQQYVEKLLQQPGGAAAHVHPYCLALDNLNIAIYALVQSGYLHKSRETGLMRVASATSDKCLRQLELQLLEYCQLMPFAQYSTAANEQAQSHIAKL; encoded by the exons atggaaatgagtTCCGTCAGCCAGGAAACTGAAGCGGCCGCTTCGAGTGGTGAATCATCATCAATATCGCCTGGTGATTATATGAAGCAATTCAAGAACATCATTGCGCCGGGCAACGAGACATCCATGACCAGAGAATTCAAGCCTCAGGTGGCCTACGAATTTGAACGATACTCGAATCCCCAGCAGCTGAAACAGTTTGTCCTGCGTAGCGAGAAGCTGCGCTCACTCCTCGAACATTATTCGCAGGAAACAAAACAGCCGCTGCgtcagctggagcagcaggcACGTGCCATTATCGATGAGATTGGACTGGATCGGAATATGGCCATCATTCGTTGGTGTGGCATTGCCATCACAGCGATTGGCAAACGCATCTGCGATGGCATCTATGTGAACTCAGAGAGCATGGCCAATGTGCGCAAGGATATGGGCAAGTGTCCAGTGCTTTATTTGCCCAGCCATCGCAGCTATATGGATTTCATACTGATGAGCTACATTTGCTACTACTATGACATTGAGATACCTGGAATTGCGGCCGGCATGG acTTTCACTCGATGTTTGGCATGGGAACCATGCTTCGCAAAACGGGCGCCTTCTTCATGCGACGCTCCTTCTCGAACGACGAGCTTTACTGGGACATCTTCAGGGAGTACATGTATGCCCTCGTTGCCAACTATCACATCGGCGTGGAGTTCTTCATCGAGGGTACACGCTCGCGCAACTTCAAAGCGTTAGTACCCAAGGTGGGTCTCTTGTCCATGGCATTGTTGCCCTATTTCACTGGCGAGGTGCCTGACGTGATGATTGTGCCGGTTAGCGTTGCCTATGAACGTGTGCTCGAAGAGCAATTGTTTGTCTACGAGCTGCTGGGTGTGCCCAAACCCAAGGAGTCCACCAAGGGATTCTTCAAGGCATTGAAAATCATTGACGAACGCTTTGGCAAAATGTTTCTGGACTTTGGTACTCCGATTTCGGCGCGTGAGTTCTTTGGCCATGAAAGCGGTGATCGCATTCAGCGTGCTGGTCTCGGTGGCTCGCTGCAGAAGCTGAATCGTCAGGAGATTGAGCTGGTCAAGCAGCTGGCCAATGAGATTATCTATCAACAGCAGCGTCGCATCGTCATCAGCACCTTTAATATGCTGAGTTTGTTCTATGCCAGCAAACTCTATGGTCAACTCAGCGTGAATCTCGACGAACTGGCACGTGGTATACTGCATCTGAAGCGCATCTTTGAGCAGCTGGGCGCCCATGTCAGCACACGCAGCAGCAATATCAAGTCTGACATCATTGATGCCGTGGAGATTCATggcaatattttgcaattccGTGTGGGACGCTTGCAGTTTACCCCACTGGCAGCTGATCAGTTGGCGGCCAAGATCGATGTGAAACGGCTGAAGGCACACGCTCTGAGTCCTGAGACTATGGCTGTGGCTGTGCCGATGTTGGCGCTGCAGCTCTATGTGAATCCCTGCATGTTTTGGATGGCACGTCCCGCTTATCTGTTGCTTGCTGCGTTGAAGGAGCAGCGACGTCAACACATGGAGGATGTGGTTGCTACATATGAGAGCACGTTGTCGGCCCTGCATAATCATGTGAACAGCATGGATGCACTGTTCCAACATGAGTTTATTGTTGAATCGAATCGCGAGGCAGTGGAATTTGAAACgcatttgcagttgctgctaGATGAACGCGCTCTGGAGCTGGACAAGCAAACGGGCAGGATTAGTGTGCAGGATAACGAATGTTCTCGCGTTATACTTGCCGCGTTGGCGCCATTCCTCTGCCTTTATTATCAGTTGGCAGTGACGATCCGACAG ttgTCCGAAGATGGGGAGTTTAGTTCGAAGGAGTTGCTGGTGCGCGTGCAACAGTATGTGGAgaaattgttgcaacaacCGGGCGGAGCGGCAGCTCATGTGCATCCATATTGTCTGGCCCTAGACAACCTGAATATTGCCATTTATGCGCTGGTGCAGAGCGGATATCTGCACAAATCGCGCGAGACGGGTCTGATGCGAGTCGCCTCAGCGACTTCGGACAAGTGCCTGAGGCAGCTGGAACTGCAACTGCTCGAGTATTGCCAGCTGATGCCATTTGCCCAATACTCGACGGCGGCCAACGAACAGGCCCAATCACATATAGCCAAATTATAA